From a region of the Microterricola gilva genome:
- a CDS encoding L-rhamnose mutarotase yields MQRVCFQLQVKHDRIDAYTERHAAVWPEMLEALERCGWHNYSIFLRPDGLLIGYFETPSLTDALAGMADTAVNARWQASMAEYFEDLDGAAPDEGFLVLDEVFNLEEQLTATRAGLDSSPTN; encoded by the coding sequence ATGCAGCGTGTCTGCTTCCAGCTGCAGGTCAAGCATGACCGCATCGATGCCTACACGGAGCGCCACGCGGCCGTGTGGCCCGAGATGCTCGAGGCACTCGAGCGCTGCGGCTGGCACAACTACTCGATCTTCCTGCGCCCAGACGGGCTGCTGATCGGCTACTTCGAAACCCCCTCCCTGACCGACGCCCTCGCCGGCATGGCCGACACCGCGGTCAATGCGCGCTGGCAGGCGTCGATGGCCGAGTACTTCGAAGACCTCGACGGTGCGGCACCCGACGAGGGCTTCCTCGTTCTCGATGAGGTCTTCAACCTGGAGGAGCAGCTGACCGCGACTCGCGCCGGCCTTGACTCTTCCCCCACAAATTGA
- a CDS encoding ABC transporter permease, which translates to MTLTPPSAQTPAPSRSGFTLGLYSFLRARETSILLALILVILVTTIKNPNFLFSPDGWRDLLLTPAILILVAIGQAIVIITRSVDLSVGSVLGLTAYLTGRLFIDIPGIPIIAVFVAGIVLGGLLGLINGALVAFAKVPALVITLGTLYAYRGINVLWAGSDRINASDMPKDFLALGTSSLLSIPVLTIIAVIVLVAAGWYMRNTRGGREFYAIGSEPAAAELYGLRVTKRILIAFVACGALAGLAGVLYAARYGTVNSQAGSGFELDAVGAAVIGGVAIFGGSGTVWGAALGAALLLTINRALPILGVPDFWQRAVVGVLIIGAIVLDRVLSLRQTRKLLEERDDSNV; encoded by the coding sequence ATGACGCTGACCCCACCCTCAGCCCAGACGCCCGCCCCCAGCCGCAGTGGATTCACGCTCGGCCTGTACTCCTTCCTGCGCGCACGAGAGACGAGCATCCTGCTCGCGCTGATCCTCGTCATCCTCGTCACGACGATCAAGAACCCCAACTTCCTGTTCAGCCCCGACGGGTGGCGCGATCTGCTGCTGACGCCGGCGATCCTGATCTTGGTGGCCATCGGCCAGGCGATCGTGATCATCACCCGCAGCGTCGACCTCTCGGTCGGCTCGGTCCTCGGCCTCACCGCATACCTGACCGGCCGTCTCTTCATCGACATCCCCGGCATCCCGATCATCGCCGTGTTCGTCGCCGGCATCGTGCTCGGCGGGCTGCTCGGACTCATCAATGGCGCACTGGTGGCCTTTGCGAAGGTGCCGGCGCTGGTGATCACGCTCGGAACGCTCTACGCCTACCGCGGCATCAATGTGCTCTGGGCCGGCAGTGACCGGATCAACGCATCGGACATGCCCAAGGACTTCCTCGCCCTGGGCACCAGCTCGCTGCTCTCGATCCCGGTGCTGACCATCATCGCCGTGATCGTGCTCGTCGCGGCCGGCTGGTACATGCGAAACACCCGCGGTGGACGCGAGTTCTACGCGATCGGTTCCGAGCCGGCCGCGGCCGAACTGTACGGCCTGCGTGTCACCAAGCGCATCCTCATCGCCTTCGTCGCCTGTGGCGCTCTGGCCGGCCTGGCCGGCGTGCTCTACGCAGCCCGCTACGGCACCGTCAACTCGCAGGCAGGCAGTGGCTTCGAGCTGGATGCCGTCGGCGCGGCGGTGATCGGCGGCGTGGCGATCTTCGGCGGCAGCGGCACGGTCTGGGGCGCCGCCCTGGGTGCTGCACTCCTGCTCACGATCAACCGCGCGCTCCCGATCCTCGGCGTTCCCGATTTCTGGCAGCGTGCCGTCGTCGGCGTGCTCATCATCGGCGCCATCGTTCTCGACCGGGTGCTCTCGCTCCGTCAGACCCGCAAGCTCCTGGAAGAGAGGGACGACTCGAATGTCTAG
- a CDS encoding 2-hydroxyacid dehydrogenase, with translation MSSAASVTPESQPPLVVSLPGNALRAALGPVPDGVELIDWDMKGPAPLPHIDIVVQPYMGATPLLANLAGTSTRLVQSQSIGYDGVADVLPGGHVFANAASVHETSTAELTLALILASQRGIPDFVRAAGEGRWAPARHASLADRTVLIIGYGGVGQAIEARLLPFEVNVVRVASSARQGETGPIHGIAELPELLPQADIVVVGVPLSESTHHLVDDAFLAAMPDGALLVNIARGPVADTAALLAHAGRGRLRLALDVTDPEPLPAGHPLFTLPNVLISPHVGGASTAMMPRMARLLADQIERMLQGDAPRNVVVRS, from the coding sequence ATGAGCTCAGCGGCATCCGTCACCCCCGAGTCCCAGCCACCACTCGTCGTCAGCCTGCCCGGCAACGCCCTGCGGGCAGCGCTCGGGCCGGTGCCGGACGGCGTCGAGCTGATTGACTGGGACATGAAGGGCCCGGCGCCGCTCCCCCACATCGACATCGTCGTGCAGCCGTACATGGGCGCGACGCCCCTGCTCGCGAACCTCGCGGGCACGAGCACACGGCTCGTGCAGAGCCAGTCGATCGGCTACGACGGGGTGGCCGATGTGCTGCCCGGCGGGCACGTCTTCGCGAATGCGGCGTCCGTGCACGAGACATCGACAGCCGAGCTCACGCTCGCCCTCATCCTGGCCTCGCAGCGCGGGATCCCCGACTTCGTCCGCGCCGCCGGCGAGGGTCGCTGGGCGCCGGCCCGGCACGCCAGCCTCGCCGACCGCACCGTGCTCATCATCGGCTACGGCGGCGTCGGCCAGGCGATCGAGGCCAGGCTCCTCCCGTTCGAGGTGAACGTCGTGCGCGTCGCATCCAGCGCCCGCCAGGGCGAGACCGGCCCGATCCACGGCATCGCTGAACTGCCGGAGCTGCTTCCGCAGGCCGACATCGTCGTGGTCGGCGTCCCGCTCAGCGAGAGCACCCACCACCTCGTCGACGACGCCTTCCTGGCGGCGATGCCGGACGGCGCGCTGCTGGTGAACATCGCGCGCGGTCCGGTCGCCGACACGGCCGCGCTGCTCGCGCACGCCGGCAGGGGCCGGCTGCGGCTGGCCCTCGACGTGACGGACCCGGAGCCGCTGCCGGCCGGGCATCCGCTGTTCACGCTGCCGAACGTGCTGATCTCGCCCCACGTCGGCGGGGCGTCGACGGCGATGATGCCGCGCATGGCTCGCCTCTTGGCCGATCAGATCGAGCGGATGCTGCAGGGCGACGCCCCACGCAACGTGGTCGTCCGCAGCTAG
- a CDS encoding sugar ABC transporter ATP-binding protein: protein MSITPSTVGPAALELRNVAKSFGAVVALKSASLTVQMNSIHALVGENGAGKSTLVKIVAGLYQRDSGDFLLRGEEVDFSSTAESKAAGIAVIYQEPTLFPDLSVTENIFMGRQPTNRFGKIDRKRMRREVQGLFARLDVRINPDRPAEGLSIADQQIIEIAKAISLDARVLIMDEPTAALSGVEVERLFAVARSLRDEGRALVFISHRFDEVFALCDTITVMRDGEYISTDSIESTTVPEIVRRMVGRDVADLFPKQPAEIGEPVLEVVGLNSAGIFHDVNFTVRAGEIVGLAGLVGAGRSEIARAIFGVDNYDAGTVRIAGTTVPRRNPAAAMSLGLALVPEDRRKQGLVIDATVSRSTTMAIQKQLTKFGLLTSRAENAAARIWASRLEVKTNALDTVVGTLSGGNQQKVVLAKWLATNPRVLIIDEPTRGIDVGTKSEVHRLLSELAGKGLAILMISSELPEVLGMADRVLVMREGRLTAELSRAEATSETVMYAATHASEHHS from the coding sequence ATGTCGATAACTCCCAGCACCGTCGGGCCAGCCGCGCTCGAGCTTCGAAACGTTGCAAAGTCCTTCGGCGCCGTCGTTGCTCTGAAGTCAGCCAGCCTGACCGTGCAGATGAATTCGATCCACGCGCTCGTCGGCGAGAACGGCGCGGGCAAATCGACACTCGTCAAGATCGTCGCCGGCCTCTACCAGCGAGACAGCGGCGACTTCCTGCTCCGCGGCGAAGAGGTGGACTTCTCGTCCACCGCCGAATCGAAGGCGGCCGGCATCGCCGTCATCTACCAGGAGCCGACGCTGTTCCCCGATCTCTCGGTCACCGAGAACATCTTCATGGGGCGCCAGCCGACCAACCGCTTCGGCAAGATCGACCGCAAGCGGATGCGCAGAGAGGTTCAGGGGCTCTTCGCCCGCCTCGACGTGCGCATCAACCCCGATCGTCCGGCAGAGGGATTGTCGATCGCCGATCAGCAGATCATCGAGATCGCCAAGGCCATCTCGCTTGACGCCCGCGTGCTCATCATGGACGAGCCGACGGCCGCGCTCAGCGGTGTCGAGGTCGAACGCCTCTTCGCAGTGGCCAGGAGCCTCCGCGACGAAGGCCGCGCGCTCGTCTTCATCTCCCACCGCTTCGACGAGGTCTTCGCGCTCTGCGACACGATCACCGTCATGCGCGACGGCGAGTACATCTCCACCGACAGCATCGAGTCGACCACCGTTCCCGAGATCGTGCGCCGCATGGTCGGCCGCGATGTCGCCGATCTCTTCCCGAAGCAGCCAGCAGAGATCGGCGAGCCGGTACTCGAGGTCGTCGGCCTGAACTCCGCCGGCATCTTCCACGACGTCAACTTCACCGTGCGCGCAGGAGAAATCGTCGGCCTCGCCGGCCTCGTCGGCGCCGGGCGCAGCGAGATCGCACGCGCCATCTTCGGCGTCGACAACTACGACGCCGGCACCGTGCGCATCGCAGGCACGACCGTTCCCCGGCGCAATCCGGCTGCGGCCATGAGCCTCGGCCTCGCCCTGGTGCCTGAGGACCGCCGCAAGCAGGGCCTCGTGATCGACGCCACCGTCAGTCGCAGCACGACCATGGCCATCCAGAAGCAGCTGACGAAGTTCGGGCTGCTCACTTCCCGCGCCGAGAACGCCGCCGCCCGCATCTGGGCCAGCCGTCTCGAGGTCAAGACCAACGCGCTCGACACCGTGGTCGGCACCCTGAGCGGCGGCAACCAGCAGAAGGTCGTGCTGGCGAAGTGGCTCGCCACGAACCCCCGCGTCCTGATCATCGACGAGCCGACGCGCGGCATCGACGTCGGAACCAAGTCCGAGGTCCACCGCTTGCTCTCGGAGCTCGCCGGGAAGGGTCTCGCCATCTTGATGATCTCCTCAGAGCTTCCAGAGGTGCTCGGCATGGCCGACCGCGTGCTCGTCATGCGCGAGGGCCGCCTCACCGCCGAGCTGAGCAGGGCAGAAGCCACCTCAGAAACTGTTATGTACGCCGCGACGCACGCATCGGAGCACCACTCGTGA
- a CDS encoding MFS transporter yields the protein MFRSLSNYNYRVWFIGALVSNVGAWMQATTQNWVVLTQLTDNDAVAVGITMALQFGPQLVLVPITGLIADRFDRRTILFFTQSSLMLLGTALGLLLLLGHAELWHLYLFALLLGIVNAIDGPARQTFVSDLVSEHNMANAVALNSASFNAARLIGPAVAGLLIVLIGSGWVFIVNAFTFIGVLIALAMLNSSRLRRMPRAPRSRGQFVEGFRYVSKRPDLIVVFIIVFLVGAFAMNFPIVSSTMAVEFGRGAGEYGLLSSILAIGSLSGALLAARRERARFGVIIIAVGGLGVASLISALMPSFWTFAASVIFIGFAAVTMLTTANGFVQTTTEPAVRGRVMALYMAILMGGTPVGAPIVGWVANAMGPRWALGVAAVAGLVGFAIGVGWLVIAHELRLQPHPQARWRLVLTHSGRPLSALIEAESLDGRIDGVRMPVPTTTTPIAVVSENRVTPEEFSEQVALTSPIPLPKYQRERAEAEAAEGAGRR from the coding sequence ATGTTCCGCTCCCTCTCGAATTACAACTACCGCGTCTGGTTCATCGGCGCGCTGGTCTCCAACGTGGGTGCGTGGATGCAGGCGACGACACAGAACTGGGTCGTGCTCACCCAGCTGACCGACAACGACGCCGTGGCCGTCGGCATCACGATGGCACTGCAGTTCGGGCCGCAGCTCGTGCTCGTGCCGATCACCGGCCTCATCGCCGACCGCTTCGACCGGCGCACGATCCTCTTCTTCACGCAGTCGTCGCTGATGCTGCTCGGCACCGCGCTCGGCCTGCTGCTGCTGCTCGGCCACGCCGAGCTCTGGCACCTCTACCTCTTCGCGCTGCTGCTCGGCATCGTCAACGCCATCGATGGCCCCGCCCGCCAGACCTTCGTCTCCGACCTGGTCAGCGAACACAACATGGCTAACGCCGTCGCCCTCAACTCGGCCTCGTTCAACGCCGCCCGCCTCATCGGTCCGGCCGTCGCCGGCCTGCTGATCGTGCTCATCGGCTCCGGCTGGGTGTTCATCGTCAACGCCTTCACCTTCATCGGCGTGCTGATCGCCCTCGCCATGCTCAACTCGAGCAGGCTGCGCCGGATGCCGCGGGCTCCCCGCTCCCGCGGGCAGTTCGTCGAGGGCTTCCGCTACGTGTCGAAGCGGCCAGACCTCATCGTCGTCTTCATCATCGTGTTCCTTGTCGGCGCCTTCGCCATGAACTTCCCGATCGTGTCCTCGACCATGGCCGTCGAATTCGGTCGAGGCGCCGGCGAGTACGGCCTGCTCTCCTCGATCCTCGCGATCGGCTCTCTCTCCGGCGCACTGCTCGCCGCGCGGCGCGAGCGGGCCCGGTTCGGCGTGATCATCATCGCCGTCGGCGGCCTGGGCGTCGCCTCGTTGATCTCCGCGCTGATGCCGTCGTTCTGGACCTTCGCCGCCTCCGTGATCTTCATCGGCTTCGCCGCCGTCACCATGCTCACCACGGCGAACGGCTTCGTGCAGACCACGACGGAGCCGGCCGTGCGCGGCCGCGTGATGGCGCTCTACATGGCGATCCTGATGGGCGGAACCCCCGTCGGCGCCCCGATCGTCGGCTGGGTCGCGAACGCGATGGGCCCGCGCTGGGCGCTCGGCGTCGCCGCGGTCGCCGGCCTCGTCGGCTTCGCGATCGGAGTCGGCTGGCTCGTCATTGCCCATGAGCTGCGCCTGCAGCCGCACCCGCAGGCCCGTTGGCGCCTCGTGCTGACGCACAGCGGCCGCCCGCTCAGCGCCTTGATCGAGGCAGAGTCGCTCGACGGCCGGATCGACGGCGTGCGGATGCCGGTGCCGACAACGACCACGCCGATCGCCGTGGTCAGCGAGAACCGCGTGACGCCCGAGGAGTTCTCGGAGCAGGTCGCGCTCACCTCGCCGATCCCGCTGCCGAAGTACCAGCGCGAGCGCGCAGAGGCCGAGGCCGCGGAAGGCGCCGGCCGCCGCTAA
- the rhaS gene encoding rhamnose ABC transporter substrate-binding protein: MLIHNRFSGKTRVGAIAALAVSVALLASGCSANTDGGTTAGGDAGSANLAVTFLPKNLGNPYFDTSDKGGETAVNEFGGTFAQVGPAEASPDAQVSYINTLTQQGVGAIVVSANDPKAIGDALNEARDAGIKVVTYDSDTEAQFRDVFINQADSAGIAKVQVDMIAEQIGDAGEIAILSASANATNQNAWIELMKADLAENHPDITLVETVYGDDDDQTSFDKTAALLQTHPNLKGIVSPTTVGIAAAARYLQTSDFKGKVALTGLGTPNQLRDYIDDGTMTAFALWNPADLGYLAAFAAKALIVGDITGAEGDTFEAGKLGSYTVGADSVVLLGDPYVFNKDNIADFDF, translated from the coding sequence ATGTTGATCCACAACCGTTTCTCGGGCAAGACCCGTGTCGGCGCCATCGCAGCACTCGCCGTGAGCGTTGCGCTTCTGGCCTCCGGCTGCTCGGCCAACACTGACGGCGGCACGACCGCTGGCGGCGATGCCGGCAGCGCGAACCTGGCGGTCACCTTCCTGCCGAAGAATCTCGGCAACCCGTACTTCGACACCTCAGACAAGGGTGGCGAAACCGCCGTCAATGAGTTCGGCGGTACATTCGCGCAGGTCGGGCCGGCAGAGGCCAGCCCCGATGCCCAGGTCAGCTACATCAACACACTTACCCAGCAGGGTGTCGGCGCGATCGTGGTTTCGGCCAACGACCCGAAGGCCATCGGCGACGCACTGAACGAGGCTCGTGACGCCGGCATCAAGGTCGTCACCTACGACTCCGACACCGAGGCACAGTTCCGCGATGTCTTCATCAACCAGGCCGACTCCGCCGGCATTGCCAAGGTGCAGGTCGACATGATCGCAGAGCAGATCGGTGACGCCGGCGAGATCGCCATCCTCTCCGCCAGCGCCAACGCGACGAACCAGAACGCCTGGATCGAGCTCATGAAGGCCGATCTGGCCGAGAACCACCCGGACATCACGCTCGTCGAGACCGTCTACGGCGATGACGATGACCAGACCTCGTTCGACAAGACCGCGGCCCTGCTGCAGACCCACCCGAACCTCAAGGGCATCGTCTCTCCCACCACCGTCGGAATCGCTGCAGCCGCTCGCTACCTGCAGACCTCTGACTTCAAGGGCAAGGTTGCTCTCACCGGTCTCGGAACGCCGAACCAGCTGCGCGACTACATCGACGACGGCACGATGACGGCGTTCGCCCTGTGGAACCCGGCCGACCTCGGCTACCTGGCCGCGTTCGCGGCGAAGGCGCTCATCGTCGGTGACATCACCGGTGCAGAGGGTGACACCTTCGAGGCCGGCAAGCTCGGTTCGTACACGGTTGGCGCCGACAGTGTCGTGCTGCTCGGCGACCCCTACGTGTTCAACAAGGACAACATCGCGGACTTCGACTTCTAA
- a CDS encoding MarR family winged helix-turn-helix transcriptional regulator, whose amino-acid sequence MAKTIAEQSSDVRMATLRLARRLRAEKADDDLSDGQFSVLAALYVHGHHTLGALAEREHISSPSMNRTVNCLEGLGYLVREADAEDRRKVNISLTEAGHTVVTETVKKRDRWLTRQMRELSSEERATLASAAEILRRLATQ is encoded by the coding sequence GTGGCCAAGACTATTGCCGAGCAGAGCTCAGACGTACGCATGGCCACCCTTCGACTCGCGCGCAGGCTGCGGGCCGAGAAAGCCGATGACGACCTCAGCGACGGACAGTTCTCTGTGCTCGCCGCGCTCTACGTGCACGGGCACCACACGCTCGGTGCCCTCGCCGAGCGCGAGCACATCTCGTCGCCGTCGATGAATCGCACCGTCAACTGCCTCGAGGGCCTGGGCTACCTGGTCCGCGAGGCCGACGCGGAGGACCGCCGCAAGGTCAACATCAGCCTCACCGAGGCCGGCCACACCGTGGTCACAGAAACAGTCAAGAAGCGCGACCGCTGGCTCACCCGCCAGATGCGGGAGCTCAGCAGCGAAGAGCGGGCCACCCTGGCATCCGCCGCCGAAATTCTCAGGAGATTAGCCACCCAGTGA
- a CDS encoding ABC transporter permease has translation MSSTATIPAQTTAPRVYRDYGRPAWRRILFTRESAVIGLLILVIIGATFGVRNFGSPITMTYLLLDVAPILLIALPMTLVIITGEIDLSVASMVGLSSVLVGILHQGGLPIPAAAAVAIIAGAVGGALNGFLVTAVGLPSLAVTIGTLALYRGLAVGLLGTTAVTDFDEFWTSLAKSKIGETGIPSIMIPFVLLAIVFAVLLHFTPFGRGIFAIGLSPDAATFSGVNVNRTKMILFILTGTLSAFAGIYYTLRFGSARGDNATGLELQVIAAVLLGGVSIFGGRGALHGVIAGVLLIGVLASALRLANVTSDVINIITGVLLVLSVVSASFLAWLQKKRQGPGRLKRGRTPAAKA, from the coding sequence ATGTCTAGCACCGCAACCATTCCGGCCCAGACGACCGCTCCCCGCGTCTACCGCGACTACGGCCGGCCCGCGTGGCGCCGCATCCTCTTCACCCGCGAAAGCGCCGTCATCGGACTGCTGATCCTGGTGATCATCGGAGCCACGTTCGGTGTGCGCAACTTCGGCAGCCCGATCACGATGACCTACCTGTTGCTCGATGTCGCGCCGATCCTGCTCATCGCGCTGCCGATGACGCTGGTCATCATCACGGGCGAGATCGACCTCTCGGTTGCGAGCATGGTCGGGCTGAGCAGCGTGCTCGTCGGCATCCTGCACCAGGGCGGTCTGCCCATCCCCGCCGCAGCGGCCGTTGCGATCATCGCCGGCGCGGTTGGCGGGGCACTGAACGGCTTCCTCGTGACCGCCGTCGGTCTGCCATCGCTGGCCGTGACGATCGGAACGCTCGCGCTGTACCGCGGACTCGCCGTCGGCCTGCTCGGCACAACGGCCGTCACCGATTTCGACGAGTTCTGGACGAGCCTCGCCAAGTCGAAGATCGGCGAGACCGGCATCCCGTCGATCATGATCCCGTTCGTGCTTCTCGCGATCGTCTTCGCCGTTCTGCTGCACTTCACACCGTTCGGCCGGGGCATCTTCGCGATCGGCCTGAGCCCGGATGCCGCGACGTTCTCCGGCGTCAACGTCAACCGCACGAAGATGATCCTCTTCATCCTGACCGGCACGCTCTCGGCCTTCGCCGGCATCTACTACACGCTGCGATTCGGCAGCGCCCGCGGCGACAACGCGACGGGGCTCGAGCTCCAGGTCATCGCCGCGGTGCTCCTCGGCGGGGTGTCGATCTTCGGCGGCCGCGGTGCGCTGCACGGAGTCATCGCCGGCGTTCTCCTGATCGGCGTGCTCGCCAGCGCGCTGCGCCTGGCCAACGTCACGTCCGACGTCATCAACATCATCACCGGGGTGCTGCTCGTGCTCTCGGTGGTGTCAGCAAGCTTCCTGGCCTGGCTTCAGAAGAAGAGGCAGGGCCCGGGAAGGCTCAAACGAGGTCGGACCCCCGCAGCCAAGGCCTAA
- a CDS encoding LacI family DNA-binding transcriptional regulator, which produces MSVSVRDVAALAGVSVGTVSNVMNRPDKVAPDTVARVQEAIESLGFVRNEAARQLRAGQSHSIGLIVLDVRNPFFTDVARGAEDRAADGSLSVLLGNSDEKPEREAAYIDLFQEQRVHGVLISPLSEDLSRLRALRDRGTPTVLVDRQDGEREFSSVSVDDVAGGYLAVRHLLDLGRRRIAFVGGHLGIRQVADRLRGAQNAVDEVYGASLEVIDSEGLTVLHGRSVGEALRDRAAFARPEAVFAVNDLLAVGILQALTMLGEVRVPQDVALIGYDDIDFAAATVVPLSSIRQPSTLIGSTAVDLLLREAAGGADFVREQIVFQPELVVRASTVG; this is translated from the coding sequence GTGTCCGTGAGTGTGAGGGATGTCGCTGCGCTCGCAGGCGTCTCAGTCGGCACCGTGTCCAATGTGATGAACCGCCCCGACAAGGTGGCGCCGGACACCGTCGCCCGTGTGCAAGAGGCGATCGAGTCGCTCGGCTTCGTGCGCAATGAGGCAGCCAGGCAGCTGCGCGCCGGCCAGAGCCACAGCATCGGCCTGATCGTGCTCGACGTCCGCAACCCCTTCTTCACGGATGTCGCGCGCGGCGCAGAAGACCGCGCGGCGGATGGCTCGCTCTCTGTGTTGCTCGGCAACAGCGACGAGAAGCCGGAGCGCGAGGCGGCATACATCGACCTCTTCCAGGAGCAGCGCGTGCACGGCGTGCTCATCTCGCCGCTGAGCGAAGACCTGAGCCGCCTGCGTGCGCTGCGCGATCGCGGCACTCCGACGGTTCTCGTCGACCGCCAGGACGGCGAACGGGAGTTCTCCTCCGTGTCCGTCGATGACGTCGCCGGCGGCTATCTGGCCGTGCGCCACCTGCTCGACCTCGGCCGTCGTCGCATCGCCTTCGTTGGCGGGCACCTCGGCATCCGTCAGGTCGCCGACCGCCTGCGCGGTGCGCAGAATGCCGTGGACGAGGTGTACGGAGCGAGCCTCGAGGTGATCGACTCCGAGGGCCTCACCGTGCTGCACGGGCGCTCCGTCGGCGAGGCGCTGCGCGACCGCGCAGCATTCGCCAGGCCCGAGGCAGTCTTCGCGGTCAACGACCTGCTCGCGGTCGGCATCCTGCAGGCGCTGACAATGCTCGGTGAGGTGCGCGTGCCGCAGGACGTGGCGCTGATCGGCTACGACGACATCGATTTCGCCGCAGCCACCGTCGTTCCGCTCAGCTCGATCCGGCAGCCGAGCACGCTCATCGGGTCAACAGCCGTCGACCTCTTGCTGCGTGAGGCGGCCGGCGGGGCGGATTTCGTGCGCGAACAGATCGTGTTCCAGCCGGAGCTCGTCGTGCGCGCCTCCACCGTCGGCTAG
- a CDS encoding alpha/beta fold hydrolase: protein MGQPSSDIEIPSRTYTDAHGVHIHYYSWPVPNPRAVVQLAHGVGEHALRYLELVGALNTAGYSVYADDHRGHGRTGFEQHGGDLDRMGKLGPGGLRATLDALHQFTGIITAEARAEHPGLPLVLLGHSWGSLMSQILVNKHPNDFDAVILTGTAYRMFGSMESGDLNRRHTHLGTTGVEWLSRDPAVHSAFLADPLTTTTPLMKLFGPIDALRLLGRPARHLPDLPLLVQVGDDDSLGAEKSALKLVESYRTRSGLTDVTLIVYPGARHEVFNEINRAEVMADTIGWLDERMPARD from the coding sequence ATGGGCCAGCCGAGCAGCGACATCGAGATTCCGAGCCGCACCTACACCGATGCGCACGGCGTGCACATCCACTACTACTCCTGGCCGGTGCCGAATCCGCGCGCCGTGGTCCAGCTCGCGCACGGCGTCGGCGAGCACGCGCTGCGCTACCTCGAGCTGGTCGGCGCGCTGAACACGGCCGGCTACTCGGTGTACGCCGATGACCACCGCGGCCACGGCCGCACCGGGTTCGAGCAGCACGGCGGTGACCTCGACCGCATGGGCAAGCTCGGCCCAGGCGGGCTGCGCGCCACGCTCGACGCGCTGCATCAGTTCACCGGCATCATCACGGCCGAGGCGCGGGCGGAGCACCCCGGCCTGCCGCTCGTCCTGCTCGGGCACTCCTGGGGCTCGCTGATGTCGCAGATCCTCGTGAATAAGCACCCCAACGACTTCGACGCCGTCATCCTCACCGGCACCGCGTACCGGATGTTCGGCTCCATGGAGAGCGGCGACCTCAACCGCAGGCACACCCATCTCGGCACGACCGGGGTCGAGTGGCTGAGCCGCGACCCCGCCGTGCACAGTGCCTTCCTCGCCGACCCGCTCACCACGACCACACCGCTGATGAAGCTGTTCGGGCCGATCGACGCGCTGCGCCTGCTCGGCCGCCCCGCCCGCCACCTGCCGGATCTGCCGCTGCTGGTGCAGGTCGGCGACGACGATTCCCTCGGAGCGGAGAAGAGCGCACTCAAGCTCGTCGAGTCCTACCGCACGCGCTCCGGGCTCACCGACGTGACGCTGATCGTCTACCCGGGCGCACGGCACGAGGTCTTCAACGAGATCAACCGCGCCGAGGTGATGGCCGACACGATCGGGTGGCTGGACGAGCGGATGCCGGCGCGCGACTGA